In Haloarcula salinisoli, one genomic interval encodes:
- a CDS encoding LLM class oxidoreductase produces the protein MTRRGYENAGYRRLFDGDGLTVGLGLPLTGVRESTPAVEAEVRLAKRAESLGFDGLWARDVPTFWPRFGDAGGAFDTWPLLSHLAAHTDDIALGTSSVVLSLRHPIHVAKSAATVDRFSDGRLVMGIASGDRDPEYPAFGVDPDERGERFRERVAAVRAIWREEFPEIEGSWGRLDGELDVLPKPTTETLPLLPTGNARQSDEWIADHGDGWLFYHLPESTLESYLERWREQTTDKPFAIAVRVAFAEDPTAEPEPLHLGYRAGVEWFREYFHRLESYGLDHVIVGLEADDPQAAMETFASTVLQEL, from the coding sequence ATGACCCGACGCGGCTACGAGAACGCTGGCTATCGGCGGTTGTTCGACGGCGACGGACTCACCGTTGGGCTCGGCCTGCCACTGACGGGCGTCCGGGAGTCGACGCCGGCCGTCGAGGCCGAAGTCCGGCTGGCCAAACGCGCCGAGTCGCTGGGCTTCGACGGCCTCTGGGCCAGGGACGTACCGACCTTCTGGCCCCGCTTCGGGGACGCCGGCGGGGCCTTCGACACGTGGCCGTTGCTCTCACATCTGGCCGCCCACACCGACGACATCGCGCTTGGCACCTCGAGTGTCGTCCTGTCGCTGCGCCATCCGATTCACGTCGCCAAGTCGGCCGCCACCGTAGACCGGTTCTCCGACGGTCGGCTCGTCATGGGTATCGCCTCCGGGGACCGCGACCCCGAGTACCCGGCCTTCGGCGTCGACCCCGACGAGCGCGGCGAGCGGTTCCGCGAGCGCGTCGCGGCGGTGCGGGCCATCTGGCGCGAGGAGTTCCCCGAAATCGAAGGGTCGTGGGGCCGTCTGGATGGCGAGCTGGACGTCCTCCCGAAGCCGACGACAGAGACGCTCCCACTCCTGCCGACGGGCAACGCCCGCCAGTCCGACGAGTGGATTGCCGACCACGGCGACGGCTGGCTCTTCTATCACCTCCCGGAGTCCACCCTCGAATCGTACCTGGAGCGGTGGCGCGAGCAAACGACCGACAAGCCGTTCGCCATCGCCGTGCGGGTGGCCTTCGCCGAGGACCCGACCGCAGAGCCAGAGCCCCTGCATCTTGGCTACCGCGCCGGTGTCGAGTGGTTCCGCGAGTACTTCCACCGGCTCGAATCGTACGGGCTCGATCACGTCATCGTCGGGCTGGAAGCCGACGACCCACAGGCTGCGATGGAGACGTTCGCGAGTACGGTCCTCCAGGAGCTCTGA
- a CDS encoding pirin family protein, translated as MHGIVTQSKSLYKAPRTTVSQDQGKFRIHFNFPGRNHPDHDDHGYGPLATVVESFMDPDTLIGMHPHRNEEIISWVPDGVMRHDDRQGNELVTDPDHLLVMNAGREFWHEERTLAEDPPLRMLQIFVRPHSLGLEPTIQHEPIPTPVDGEWRHLFGPEGTTAPAYVRNQVHCHDVRLPEGASVEFPTVEGWDTYFYVFDGAVAVAGTDFDRAESGLLVSGGETITATSDAVVVAFSIDPTAPVTRQGTIGR; from the coding sequence ATCCACGGTATCGTGACACAGTCGAAATCGCTGTACAAGGCCCCCAGAACGACTGTCTCCCAGGACCAGGGGAAGTTCCGCATCCACTTCAACTTCCCCGGCCGGAACCACCCCGACCACGACGACCACGGCTACGGCCCGCTGGCGACGGTCGTCGAGTCGTTCATGGACCCGGACACGCTCATCGGGATGCACCCCCACCGCAACGAGGAGATCATCTCGTGGGTCCCAGACGGGGTAATGCGCCACGACGACCGGCAGGGAAACGAACTGGTCACCGACCCAGACCACCTGCTGGTCATGAACGCGGGCCGGGAGTTCTGGCACGAAGAGCGCACGCTCGCCGAGGACCCGCCGCTGCGGATGTTACAGATTTTCGTCCGGCCACACAGCCTCGGGCTGGAACCGACGATACAGCACGAGCCGATTCCGACGCCGGTCGACGGCGAGTGGCGACACCTCTTCGGGCCAGAGGGGACGACAGCGCCGGCGTACGTCCGGAACCAGGTACACTGCCACGACGTTCGGCTCCCCGAGGGGGCCAGCGTCGAGTTTCCGACGGTCGAGGGCTGGGATACGTATTTTTACGTCTTCGATGGGGCGGTCGCGGTCGCCGGCACCGATTTCGACCGCGCCGAGAGCGGCCTGCTGGTCTCGGGCGGCGAGACCATAACCGCGACGTCCGACGCCGTGGTGGTCGCGTTCAGTATCGACCCGACGGCACCGGTCACGCGACAGGGTACAATCGGCCGCTGA
- a CDS encoding PAS domain-containing protein, whose translation MRSDAPGSSLVLHAGSDDGLVGDAVESLGTDEATVRAVDSEAAALTAVREESVGCLVCESEFADGDGLELLSALETSAPLLPTLFLTDDPSLGDAALSAGATDIVVKQDGLDPVAVLARRLENTLSRGPAVTRDADEEAVALLQSMYDVTTDTESSFEAKVDRLLRLGCETFSLSNGFLTRIEGGEADGKQTIVQSRGPHEKLSPGESCPLSRAYCRETVRTDGLLAFEDAVEAGWTDDPSYEEFGLGCYIGGKVVVDGELYGTLCFADTEPRQTPFTELERTAVRLMSEWVSYELEGQQARAELELKERAMDEAPVGILISDPDQHDNPAVYVNDQFTEMTGYPEADALGRNCRFLQGERTDPEPVAELRAAIDAERPVSVELRNYRRDGTEFWNRVSVAPIRNSEGEVTNYVGFQEDVTERKEHELELKLRNRAISAAPIGITIHDTSAPALPVTYANSGFEAITGYEPTAIEGEPLSMLAGAETEPERAGALETVGGESASETLLLYRTDGSPFWGRVSIAPVTDEDGETTHAVGFLQDVTETKQHAEEIERRLDEFGDVLAAELQTPLRDARSRLAADLDELSPGDLSAALAAIERTDSLIDDLTTVHSFSVKSRDVFETDGSAPGTDP comes from the coding sequence ATGAGAAGTGACGCCCCCGGGTCATCACTGGTGCTCCACGCTGGGAGCGACGACGGGCTGGTCGGCGACGCGGTCGAATCGCTGGGGACGGACGAAGCGACAGTCCGGGCCGTCGATAGCGAGGCGGCGGCGCTGACCGCGGTCAGAGAGGAGTCGGTGGGGTGTCTCGTCTGCGAGAGCGAGTTCGCCGACGGCGACGGGCTGGAGCTGCTGTCGGCGCTCGAAACGAGCGCGCCGCTGCTGCCGACGCTGTTCCTGACTGACGACCCGTCACTCGGAGACGCGGCGCTTTCGGCCGGCGCGACTGATATCGTGGTCAAACAGGACGGGCTCGACCCGGTGGCGGTACTGGCCCGCCGGCTGGAGAACACACTGTCCCGGGGGCCAGCAGTCACTCGTGACGCCGACGAGGAGGCGGTTGCCCTGCTACAAAGTATGTACGACGTCACGACCGATACGGAGTCGAGCTTCGAGGCGAAGGTCGACCGGTTGCTGCGACTGGGCTGTGAGACGTTCTCGCTGTCGAACGGGTTCCTGACCCGTATCGAGGGCGGGGAGGCCGATGGGAAACAGACCATCGTCCAGTCGCGCGGCCCCCACGAGAAGCTGTCTCCGGGCGAGTCATGCCCGCTCTCGCGAGCCTACTGTCGTGAGACCGTCCGCACCGACGGCCTCCTGGCGTTCGAGGACGCCGTCGAGGCGGGGTGGACCGACGACCCCAGCTACGAGGAGTTCGGCCTCGGGTGTTACATCGGCGGCAAGGTTGTCGTCGACGGGGAGCTGTACGGAACGCTCTGTTTCGCCGACACCGAGCCACGCCAGACGCCGTTCACCGAGCTGGAACGGACCGCAGTGCGTCTGATGAGCGAATGGGTGAGCTACGAACTCGAAGGCCAGCAGGCCCGCGCGGAGCTGGAGCTGAAAGAGCGCGCCATGGACGAGGCCCCAGTGGGCATCCTCATCAGCGACCCCGACCAGCACGACAACCCGGCAGTGTACGTCAACGACCAGTTCACCGAGATGACGGGATATCCGGAAGCCGACGCGCTCGGCCGGAACTGCCGGTTCCTCCAGGGCGAGCGGACCGACCCGGAACCGGTAGCCGAGTTGCGGGCGGCGATAGACGCCGAGCGCCCGGTCTCCGTCGAACTCCGCAACTACCGCCGTGATGGCACCGAGTTCTGGAACCGTGTCTCGGTCGCGCCAATCCGCAACAGCGAGGGCGAGGTGACCAACTACGTCGGCTTCCAGGAGGACGTCACGGAGCGCAAGGAGCACGAACTTGAGCTCAAACTTCGGAACCGAGCGATTTCGGCGGCCCCAATCGGCATCACCATCCACGACACGTCCGCCCCGGCGTTGCCGGTCACGTACGCCAACAGCGGGTTCGAGGCCATCACTGGCTACGAGCCCACGGCCATCGAGGGGGAGCCACTCTCGATGCTGGCGGGCGCTGAGACGGAGCCGGAGCGGGCCGGAGCGCTCGAAACGGTCGGCGGTGAATCGGCCTCTGAGACGCTCCTGCTCTACCGGACGGACGGGTCGCCGTTCTGGGGACGGGTGAGTATCGCGCCGGTCACCGACGAGGACGGGGAGACCACACACGCCGTGGGGTTCCTGCAGGACGTGACCGAGACCAAACAGCACGCCGAGGAGATAGAGCGGCGCCTCGACGAGTTCGGCGACGTTCTCGCCGCCGAGCTACAGACGCCACTGCGGGACGCCCGGTCGCGGCTGGCCGCCGACCTCGACGAGCTCTCCCCTGGGGACCTCAGCGCCGCGCTGGCGGCCATCGAACGGACGGACAGCCTCATCGACGACCTCACCACGGTGCACTCCTTCTCGGTGAAATCCCGCGACGTGTTCGAAACGGACGGGAGCGCGCCGGGGACGGACCCGTGA
- a CDS encoding response regulator receiver protein, with protein sequence MDHLITDVVICEQNRTRAELYALWLDQVDAAVALTAREAADAVDEGTAVVVLDQRFAGEKTRNLLSLVRSESPLSRVIETRERSSPFPELGLDHHLVKPVFEAELTDLVGTLLLRANYHLVLRLYYQTTAPLLSLQSQTEPNDAAVEQRERLEARAERLKDVIGTYQAAMSEDDIAAVKDAVNYTPVRKAHDSDTDTGSKYRPDKCSRCREPWNSSPSEGGTRVTRLGAYVWRCGNCGHVQMRADPSHQDVGKFRR encoded by the coding sequence ATGGACCACCTCATCACAGATGTCGTCATCTGCGAGCAAAACCGCACGCGAGCAGAGCTGTACGCACTCTGGCTCGACCAGGTGGACGCGGCGGTCGCGCTGACGGCGCGGGAGGCGGCCGACGCCGTCGATGAGGGGACGGCCGTCGTGGTTCTCGACCAGCGCTTCGCCGGGGAGAAGACGCGGAACCTACTGTCGCTCGTTCGGTCGGAATCGCCGCTCTCCCGGGTCATAGAAACCCGAGAGCGGTCCTCGCCGTTCCCGGAGCTTGGCCTCGACCACCACCTTGTCAAGCCCGTCTTCGAGGCGGAGCTGACCGACCTCGTCGGGACCCTGTTACTGCGGGCCAACTACCATCTGGTGCTCCGGCTCTACTACCAGACGACAGCCCCGCTCCTGTCGCTGCAGAGTCAGACCGAGCCGAACGACGCGGCGGTCGAACAGCGAGAACGCCTCGAGGCCCGGGCCGAACGGCTCAAAGACGTCATCGGGACCTACCAGGCTGCGATGAGCGAAGACGACATAGCGGCCGTCAAAGACGCTGTCAACTACACGCCCGTTCGGAAGGCCCACGATAGCGACACCGATACCGGCAGCAAATACCGGCCAGATAAGTGCTCCCGTTGTCGGGAGCCGTGGAACAGCTCGCCGTCGGAGGGTGGGACCAGAGTCACCAGACTGGGAGCGTACGTCTGGCGGTGTGGTAACTGCGGCCACGTTCAGATGCGTGCCGACCCGAGCCACCAGGACGTCGGGAAGTTCCGCCGCTGA
- a CDS encoding SOS response-associated peptidase has translation MCGRYSLFAHPADIEARFDAAFDFEFEARYNAAPSQSLPVITGEDPDTIQRMEWGLVPSFAESRNDHGYINARAKTLAEKRSFADAYESRRCLVPADGMYEWVEQNGSKQPYRVALPDDDLFAMAGLYERWEPPQRQTGLGEFGASGDQGGQDEVVETFTIVTTEPNDTVADLHHRMAVILSPDEESQWLTGDTDTVADLLDPYGDPMRTYPISTAVNSPSNDSPDIIEPVDG, from the coding sequence ATGTGTGGCCGTTACAGTCTGTTCGCGCATCCAGCCGACATCGAGGCCCGCTTCGACGCCGCCTTCGACTTCGAGTTCGAGGCCCGCTACAACGCCGCCCCGAGCCAGTCGCTCCCGGTCATCACCGGCGAGGACCCCGACACGATTCAGCGCATGGAGTGGGGCCTGGTGCCGTCCTTTGCGGAGTCACGGAACGACCACGGCTACATCAACGCCCGGGCGAAGACACTCGCCGAGAAGCGGTCCTTTGCCGACGCCTACGAATCGCGGCGGTGTCTCGTACCCGCTGATGGGATGTACGAGTGGGTGGAACAGAACGGTAGCAAACAGCCGTATCGGGTCGCCCTCCCCGACGACGACCTCTTCGCCATGGCCGGGCTCTACGAACGGTGGGAGCCGCCCCAACGCCAGACCGGACTCGGTGAATTCGGTGCGAGTGGCGACCAGGGTGGCCAGGACGAGGTCGTCGAGACGTTCACCATCGTCACGACGGAGCCAAACGACACCGTGGCCGACCTCCACCATCGGATGGCCGTGATTCTCTCCCCCGATGAAGAATCACAGTGGCTCACTGGAGACACCGACACCGTCGCAGACCTGCTCGACCCCTACGGCGACCCGATGCGGACCTATCCGATATCGACGGCCGTCAACAGCCCCAGCAACGACTCACCGGACATCATCGAGCCCGTCGATGGCTAG
- a CDS encoding translation initiation factor IF-2 subunit beta, whose protein sequence is MNYEAALDRAYDVLPDQPREAGERLSIPEPEGQTDGAFTRLTNLEAIADALSRDAQHLHSTIQREFGTNGQFDGGEARYNGSFDIADFQAAIDAYTAEYVTCSECGLPDTVLKTEDGVDMLRCQACGAFRPVSKGSSNTTQQNTPTLEEGETYEVKITGTGREGDGVAEKGKYTIFVSGAREGQVVNAYIESISGTLAFGRVQ, encoded by the coding sequence ATGAACTACGAAGCCGCACTCGACAGAGCATACGACGTGCTCCCGGACCAGCCACGAGAGGCCGGTGAGCGCCTCTCCATCCCGGAGCCGGAGGGTCAGACCGACGGCGCGTTCACACGACTGACCAACCTCGAGGCCATCGCCGACGCCCTCTCCCGGGACGCCCAGCACCTCCACAGCACCATCCAGCGCGAGTTCGGGACCAACGGACAGTTCGACGGCGGCGAGGCTCGCTACAACGGTTCCTTCGACATCGCCGACTTCCAGGCCGCAATCGACGCCTACACCGCCGAGTACGTCACCTGCTCGGAGTGTGGCCTGCCCGACACCGTCCTCAAGACCGAGGACGGCGTGGACATGCTCCGCTGTCAGGCCTGCGGTGCCTTCCGTCCGGTCTCGAAGGGTTCGAGCAACACCACCCAGCAGAACACGCCCACGCTCGAAGAGGGCGAGACCTACGAGGTCAAGATCACCGGCACCGGCCGCGAGGGCGACGGTGTCGCCGAGAAAGGCAAGTATACCATCTTCGTCTCCGGCGCCCGCGAGGGCCAGGTCGTCAACGCCTACATCGAGTCCATCAGCGGGACGCTCGCATTCGGTCGGGTTCAGTAA
- a CDS encoding L-aspartate oxidase — translation MRDRLQTAETVAVRDDPIDHETVSVPVLVVGAGAAGARAAIALADAGVEPLVIGKSDHGDAHTTWAAGGINAALGSLDPEDDWTIHAADTLDEGHYINDPEAVELTAKHMPDRIRELADWGMPFDRTEDGKINQRYFGAQSFRRTCFVGDRTGEAMLDTLVAKAQSMDIPYRDNVMVTRLLTDGERVAGAMGFDMESGEFVLFRSDHVVLAAGGSSALYHRHSSRADENNGDGPALALGAGARLMDIEFVQFHPTGMVGARYGEEWDGRLVTEAVRGEGGRLINAEGERFMERYSPDQMELDARDVVARAIAQEIREGRGTDNGGVYLDISHRDDQYIKDRLPSMVERFGSLGVDITEAPMEVAPTAHYSMGGVDIDSSTGETGVPGLYAVGETVAGVHGANRLGGNSLAETVAIGKLVGEHVAEQVDDTVPAVTASQRALAQREFHALAELADSEGEVTARELLADLGDILWEHAGILRDEASLREGLAELDALRARTADLRIDGDRTSREFEFAVDLSFSLPIAETMLRAALERTESRGAHYRTDYPETDGDWRRNIVMSEGPTGLDLRTRGVAEPSSEVQDAVDTGYELDYHHLE, via the coding sequence ATGCGAGATCGCCTGCAGACGGCCGAAACAGTGGCTGTGCGCGACGACCCCATCGACCACGAGACGGTGTCAGTTCCGGTGCTCGTCGTGGGCGCGGGCGCGGCGGGCGCCCGGGCCGCGATAGCCCTGGCCGACGCCGGCGTCGAGCCGCTGGTCATCGGCAAGAGCGACCACGGGGACGCCCACACGACGTGGGCGGCCGGCGGTATCAACGCCGCGCTGGGGAGCCTCGACCCGGAGGACGACTGGACTATTCACGCCGCCGACACGCTCGACGAGGGCCACTACATCAACGACCCGGAGGCCGTCGAGCTGACGGCGAAGCACATGCCCGACCGCATCCGCGAACTGGCCGACTGGGGGATGCCCTTCGACCGGACCGAGGACGGGAAAATAAATCAGCGCTACTTCGGCGCACAGTCGTTCCGACGGACCTGCTTCGTGGGTGACCGGACCGGCGAGGCGATGCTCGACACACTCGTCGCGAAAGCACAGTCGATGGATATTCCCTACCGGGACAACGTGATGGTGACGCGGCTGCTGACCGACGGTGAGCGGGTCGCGGGGGCGATGGGCTTCGACATGGAGAGCGGCGAGTTCGTGCTCTTCCGGAGCGACCACGTGGTGCTCGCGGCCGGGGGCTCCTCGGCGCTGTACCACCGTCACTCCTCGCGGGCGGACGAGAACAACGGCGACGGGCCCGCCCTGGCGCTCGGGGCCGGGGCCCGGCTCATGGACATCGAGTTCGTCCAGTTCCACCCGACCGGGATGGTCGGCGCCCGCTACGGCGAGGAGTGGGACGGGCGGCTCGTGACAGAGGCCGTTCGGGGCGAGGGTGGCCGGCTGATAAACGCCGAGGGCGAGCGGTTCATGGAACGGTACTCGCCCGACCAGATGGAACTCGACGCCCGTGACGTAGTCGCCCGGGCCATCGCCCAGGAGATACGCGAGGGGCGCGGCACCGACAACGGCGGCGTCTATCTGGACATCTCCCACCGTGACGACCAGTACATCAAGGACCGCCTGCCGTCGATGGTCGAGCGGTTCGGGTCGCTCGGGGTCGACATCACCGAGGCGCCCATGGAGGTCGCACCGACGGCCCACTACTCGATGGGCGGGGTCGACATCGACTCCTCGACGGGTGAAACCGGCGTCCCCGGACTCTACGCCGTCGGCGAGACGGTCGCGGGGGTCCACGGCGCCAACCGACTCGGCGGGAACTCGCTGGCCGAGACCGTCGCTATCGGAAAGCTCGTCGGCGAACACGTCGCCGAGCAGGTCGACGACACGGTGCCGGCCGTCACTGCCAGTCAGCGCGCGCTCGCCCAGCGGGAGTTCCACGCGCTCGCGGAACTGGCCGACAGCGAGGGCGAGGTGACGGCCCGCGAGCTACTCGCTGACCTGGGAGACATCCTCTGGGAGCACGCCGGCATCCTCCGGGACGAAGCGTCACTGCGGGAGGGACTGGCCGAACTCGACGCCCTCCGGGCGCGGACGGCCGACCTCCGTATCGACGGGGACCGAACGAGCCGGGAGTTCGAGTTCGCCGTCGACCTCTCCTTTAGCCTCCCGATAGCCGAGACGATGCTGCGGGCCGCCCTCGAACGGACCGAATCGCGGGGCGCACACTACCGGACGGACTACCCCGAGACCGACGGTGACTGGCGGCGAAACATCGTTATGAGCGAGGGGCCGACCGGACTGGACCTTCGGACCCGCGGCGTGGCCGAGCCCAGCTCCGAAGTCCAGGACGCCGTCGACACCGGCTACGAACTGGATTACCACCACCTCGAATAA
- a CDS encoding DUF5658 family protein has protein sequence MPVVSTAESDDALLTLRRERRMTRSHAVLWALILATTAADIVLTMVGLEAGLREGNVVMAAMLAEFGLAGLGLVKFAAMAWLVAGWALLDDRNAAVFLALFATVTCAVVVSNALLLFG, from the coding sequence GTGCCGGTCGTCTCCACTGCCGAGAGCGACGACGCGCTCCTGACGCTGCGCCGGGAGCGGCGCATGACCCGGAGCCACGCCGTCCTCTGGGCGCTCATCCTCGCGACCACCGCAGCCGACATCGTCCTGACGATGGTCGGGCTGGAGGCGGGGTTGCGCGAGGGCAACGTCGTCATGGCGGCCATGCTCGCCGAGTTCGGCCTCGCCGGATTGGGGCTCGTGAAGTTCGCTGCGATGGCGTGGCTGGTCGCCGGCTGGGCGCTACTCGACGACCGGAACGCCGCCGTCTTCCTGGCGCTTTTCGCGACTGTGACGTGTGCTGTCGTCGTCTCGAACGCGCTGTTGCTGTTCGGGTGA